The Podospora bellae-mahoneyi strain CBS 112042 chromosome 7, whole genome shotgun sequence genome includes a window with the following:
- a CDS encoding hypothetical protein (COG:H; EggNog:ENOG503P4CT), with protein sequence MDLFHESLVGSASSEAPRCPSWRCCLRTWRGWSLLPSWPPTRTSRLEPFNKPLCLFHTSLLVCIMSLTTHADNLTLTTVLWFDTQAEEAAKFYTSVFPNSKILHSQRYSEAGQEVHGQEPGSILFVEFDLDGHRFSGLNGGRHVSFNHAVSFMIDCADQKEVDYYWGKLSEGGDVTKQECGWLADKFGVSWQVVPKRLKEMLVSEDVAAAGRASVAMMGMKKLDIEGLEKAFKGE encoded by the exons ATGGATCTGTTTCACGAGTCGCTTGTCGGGAGCGCGTCATCGGAGGCGCCACGATGCCCTAGTTGGCGTTGCTGCCTGAGGACTTGGAGGG GATGGTCTCTccttccttcttggccgcctaCCCGGACCTCTAGGCTCGAGCCGTTCAACAAGCCTCTCTGTCTCTTCCATACCTCGTTACTTGTCTGCATAATGTCGCTCACCACTCACGCTgacaacctcaccctcaccactgTCCTCTGGTTCGACACTcaagctgaagaagcagcCAAATTCTACACGTCCGTGTTTCCCAACTCCAAGATCCTACACAGCCAGCGCTATTCAGAGGCCGGCCAGGAAGTTCATGGACAGGAACCCGGTTCCATCCTCTTTGTCGAGTTTGACCTTGACGGTCACCGCTTCTCAGGTCTGAATGGCGGGCGTCACGTCAGCTTCAATCACGCCGTGTCCTTCATGATTGACTGTGCCGATCAGAAAGAAGTCGACTATTACTGGGGAAAGCTgagtgaggggggagatgtcACAAAGCAAGAGTGCGGGTGGCTGGCTGACAAGTTTGGCGTGTCGTGGCAGGTTGTGCCCAAGAGGCTCAAGGAGATGCTAGTCAGCGAGGATGTGGCGGCAGCTGGACGAGCATCAGTGGCTatgatggggatgaagaagctcGATATTGAGGGACTGGAAAAGGCGTTCAAGGGCGAATAG
- a CDS encoding hypothetical protein (EggNog:ENOG503PGP2), whose translation MHLTIVTPLLASIVFSWALAEDFSGPGQIRTLDVRENNQDLGCLTSKGKWTTVESLCDEFNAQRVGSNNEFRLSSTGGGSCGIDGVTFKCGIQSGIFGTWGTEGPVSGREVVRYGAYGLMEGSGNSPPDAKEEAVEIHFSTGNEGGKAVWLGWKAL comes from the exons ATGCATCTCACCATTGTTACACCTCTTTTGGCCTCTATCGTATTTTCCTGGGCACTAGCTGAAGACTTCAGCGGGCCTGGCCAAATTCGCACCCTCGATGTCCGCGAAAACAATCAAGATCTTGGTTGTTTGACCTCAAAAGGAAAATGGACCACGGTTGAGTCGCTCTGTGACGAGTTCAACGCTCAGCGCGTGGGAAGTAACAATGAATTCCGTCTCTCATCAACGGGGGGAGGTAGCTGCGGCATTGATGGGGTCACATTCAAGTGTGGAATCCAGAGTGGGATCTTTGGC ACATGGGGTACTGAAGGGCCGGTTAGTGGAAGAGAAGTCGTGCGGTATGGGGCCTATGGACTGATGGAAGGGTCCGGGAACAGCCCGCCCGATGCGAAAGAGGAGGCAGTCGAAATTCACTTTTCGACAGGAAACGAGGGAGGAAAAGCGGTGTGGCTAGGCTGGAAGGCACTCTGA